The DNA sequence ACTGACGCTCGTCGAAAGCTACATGCGCCTACGGGTGATCGACGGCAAAAAGATGGCGCTGATGCTGGACTTCGCGGAATCCATCGTACCTGCCAGCGATTCCGCGTCGATGGGTTCGGAAGACCGCAACTGCCTCGTCATCCTGAAGCGCTGGGCGCAGAATCAGAGCTTCCTGCGGGCCGACGTGACGGTGTGCCTGATCACTGAGAGCCTGTCGGCCGTGAACACCGGACTGGTGCAGAATCCGGGCGTCTCCGCCATCGAGATCCCATTGCCCGATGAGGCCGAACGCCTCGACTTCATTCGCTGGCAGATGGCTGCCACGCCGCTGCCCGCGGGCTCCGAGGTGACGGCCGAGACGCTGGCGAAACTCGGCGCCGGCTTGAAGCGTGTGCAGTTGCAGAACCTGATCTCACACGCCAGCGAAAACAACCAGCCTCTGACGCTAGCCTTCCTCACCCGCCTGAAGAAGGAGCTCATCGAGGCCGAGTCGGGCGGGCTGCTGGAGTTCGTCCAGAGCCGCTTCGATCTCTCCATGGTGGCGGGTCTGGAGCCGGCCAAGAAGAAGCTGCGGGATGCGGCGGCAGCCTTGAGGGCCGGCCGCTTCGACGTGCTACCGATGGGCTATGTGATCTCCGGACCGGTGGGCACCGGCAAGACATTCCTGACGACCTGCTTTGCCGGCGAAGTCGGGATCCCCGCCGTGATGCTGAAGAATTTCCGCAGCATGTGGCAGGGCGTCACCGAGGCGAATCTCGAGCGTGTCCTGACCCTGCTGAAGGCGATGAGTCCCATCGCCGTGGTGGTCGACGAGGCCGACGCGCAGTTGGGCGACCGTTCCAGCTCCGGCGACAGCGGTGTGGGTAATCGCGTGTTCGCGCAAATCGCGCAATTCATGGGCAACACCGAGTTGCGGGGCCAGGTGATCTGGTTTCTCCTGACGTGCCGCCCCGACCTGCTGCCGGTGGACTTGAAGCGGCAGGGGCGCGCGGAAGAGCACATCGCGCTTTTCTATCCCCGCACGGAGGCTGAACGGTTGGCCATGCTGCGCGCGATGCAGAAGAAGACCGGGACCCGCGTAGCCTCCGAGGAGGCCGAACAGTTCTTCCTGGCGAACGCGGGTATGCTCTCGGGGGCGGATACGGAGGCCGTCCTGGTGCGGGCCCGCATGAAGAGTGCGCTCGAAGGCGATGCCACTGTTGACGTCGACGACCTGAAGGCCGCCATCGCCGACTTCATCCCTCCCAGCTATCCCGACGAGATCGAACTCCAGAATCTGGTAGCTGTGCTGGAGTGCACCTCCCGCAGCCTCCTGCCGGAGGAGTATCAGGCCATGGATCGTGGCGAGATCCAGCGGCGAGTGGCCGAACTGCTGGCCCTGGCGCGCTAGCCGCGTAGCGGCACCGATCTCTCACCACTCGAAATCCGCCCACTCGATGGTAGGGCGGACGCTCCGTCCGCAGCCGGTCCCCTGACCGGCTTTCCTCAACCCCGAGGAAGTCGCCCGCCGCATCGGCTTCCTCGTCGAACCTCCGCCACGCCCCGCTACAGCACCACTGAGATCGCGAGCCGGACGCGAGGATAGCGCCTGTCGTAGAGGTAATACCCGTCCTCGTAGTCAATGTAGACGTCATCGGAGTCGTACCAGTTCTCGGCCCAATATTCAGGCCAGGGGTCCACGATCATGAACGAGAACCCACCGTAGTCGAAACGGGGGTAGCCCATGTAGATCACGGGGCGATTGCGGATCCTGAACCCGTGCTGTTGCCCGAAACTCAGCACCCATCGATCCGACGGAATGTAGTATCCTCCGTATCCCCCACGCTGTGCCCAGGTGCGATGCTCGTTATCCCAGCGCCGGGCTCGTGACCGTTGCCAGTCGTTGTTCCCTTGCCATCCGCCCTGGCCAAGCCAACCCTTTTTCTGCTGCCAGGCCATGGCGTTCTGACGGGAACGCTGCGCTTGCTGCGGAGACGGCCCCTGATGGGCTCGTTGTTCCGGGCGGGCCTGTTCCTGCTGCTGTCTGGCACGCTGCTGCTGTGGTTGCTGCCTCTGTTGCTGCTGGCGGCCGGCCTGCTCCTGCTGCTGTCTGCCCCGCTGTTCCTGTTGAGCCCGTTGCGGCGCAGGTTGGGCTTGCTTCTGGGGATGTTGCGCCGGGCCACGCTGAGCTCCTTGTTGTGACTGCCCCTCGTGCTTGTCTGGCCTGTCGTCTTTCCCCTTTTCTCGCCCTGGCTGCGCGTACGCGGTCAAAGAGGATCCCAGGAACAGGATCGACGTGGCGATGATCTTGGCTCGATTGAACTTCATTGTCGGCACTCCGGTACTGATGCGATTCACTGGTTAAGTAGCATGTGGAGGTCCTAAGCTCCAAACCAGGTCAGGACACTAGGTGGCAGCGCCGGAGATGGAACGGCCGACCCCTGTCAGGAGGAAGCCCGGAGGACAGTAACGGCGGACAGTCAATTGACCGAATACGGTCACCACCTGCGTCTCCGCGGCGCCCCGCGCGGATGAAGTGCTATTGCTTCGATGCGTTGGGCGATCACGAAAGCAAGCTCGACCCACCTGTACCGCAGCCATGTGAAATCCACTCCCAATCGAGGAGGGGTGCGCTCAGCAAGCGCCGCGCGCGAGGCTGGTTCTGGCTGGGCGCCGCCGCTTCGTGAGCGGAAATACGAGTTGAGTAGAATTTGCCGCACCCGCTTGCCCGCATTCGCCCGGTTTCCGGTTATTCGCCTGCCCGGCTCGATCGGCCTATCCTATTTACCCCTGGCTTCCGGTCTGGCCCGCCAAGTGCAAACGAGAGAACAAGTGCGGTGTTTCGACAGCGAACTGGCCGGCCAACGCCCATCTTAGGGCGTGCATCACCGGAGCCGTCGCCAGTTCCGCCGGTGACCAGCAGGTCCGGCGCCGTGAGTACGCATCCGGAACGGGTGCGTCGAGGAGACACTGCACCACGGCCCCATGCGCCTCACGGGGCACAAGATCCCATTCAATTAGGAGAATCCAATGAAATCAGGCACCAGAAACGAAATCGAAGGAAAGTTCCACGAAGTCAAGGGCAAGGTGAAAGAGAAGATAGGGGAAGCCACCAACGATCCCAAACTAAGGGACAAAGGAACCGGCGAGAAGATTGCTGGCACCGTCCAGAAGAAGGCTGGCCAGATTCAGAAGGTCTTCGAAAAGTAGGCCCCTGCAATACCACGTGGCGGCGCCAGCCCGCCGGCTGGCGCCGCCACGGCGCGATGGTGCTGAGAAAGGAAGCCACCATGAAGAGAACCATTGGAGTCGTATTGATCGTGTTCGGACTGATCGGCCTGGCTTGGGGCGGGTTTACTTACACGACCAAGGAAAAAGTCATTGACTTAGGACCCATCCAAGCAACGCGGGACAAGACTCACAATGTGCCCCTTCCACCGGTAGCGGGCGCTGCCGCACTGATCGGCGGTGTGGCCCTTCTTCTCACCAGTAAAGAAAAGTGACTGAGCGTAGCCCCGGAGCCGCTCCGACTAGAAAGGAATTTGCTCAATGTTGATCCTGCTCATAATCCTGATCCTGCTGTTGGGCGGCGGCGGTGGCTACTACGGCCACACTCGTTGGGGCTACGGAGGGGGCGCCGGCGTCGGGCTTGGCACCATCCTTCTCATAGTTCTGCTCCTCTACCTGCTGGGCTTCCTTCATTGATCGCTCATCGCCCTGGCAAGGGGTGCCACGGCCTCTCCAGCTTTCGAGCGGCGGGCCTGTAGGGAATTCCGCAGTCCCTACAGGCCACGAGCATCAGCGAAAGTCGGGGTCGATTGCGGCGGCCGGTTCAGGTAAGGCGGTCTCCTGACCCTGCCCGGTCTTGCCACCGGGCATCGAGTCGTCCACTCAATCGTCCCGGATTCTGGCGGAGTCCCGAATGGCCCCGCAGGCCGCCAGTCGGCAGGACGACGCAATCGGACCGAGCCGTGACCGTCAGGGAGCGGAAGCCGGTCGTGCCTCGGCGTCTTCAACGGAGTCCCGAACGGCCGGCCAGGCCGCCAAAGCGGACGAAGCCGCTACGAACCCCAACCGTAACGGAGGGGTCCCCACCGCTGTGAACCGCGACTGGGAAGGAGTCAACCATGGCCCTGCGGGCCGCCAAAGCGAATGAAGCCGCGTTACGAACCCCAACCGTAAGGGAGGGGTCTCCGCTCGCTGCGAACCGCGCACGTCAGTAAGCGGGTACCAGTTCCGAACGCGTCTTCAATGGAGTCCCGCATGGCCCTGCGGGCCGCCAAAGTGGATGAAGCCGCGTTACGAACCCCAACCGTAAGGGAGGGGTCTCCGCTCGCTGCGAACCGCGCACGTCAGTAAGCGGGTACCAGTTGCGCACGCGTCTTCAACGGAGGGGTCCCCACCGCGCTACGAACCGCGACTCGCAAGGAACGGACCCCCGCAACGAACCGCGCACGCCCGTAAGCGGGTACCAGTTGCGCACGCGTCTTCAACGGAGGGGTCCCCACCGCGCTACGAACCGCGACTCGCAAGGAGCGGACCCCCGCAACGAACCGCGCACGCCCGTAAGCGGGCACCGGTTCCGGGAGCGTCTTCAGCGGGCACCCCTTCCCAATGCGTCTTCAACGGGCTAGCAGCCCGTCGCGCCCACCGCGACGCCAACGCAGCATCGTCGAACGAACCGGCCCGCCAGCCCTGGCGCTGAAACTCGCACCCCGTCCCAGCGATTTCCTGCGGCCAACCACCACCGCCGCGCATCCAACATTTCAACGAAAACTGGAATGCTTGCCCGTCCGTGAAGCACTCCCATGGAAGGAGCCGTACCAAATGAAAGCCAGATACGTTCAGGTCGAGAAGGGTGGCGGGCCCCTCACAATGGTGACCCGGGAAGTGCCCGATCCGGCCCCCGGCGAAGTGCGCGTCCGCGTGGAGGC is a window from the uncultured Paludibaculum sp. genome containing:
- a CDS encoding AAA family ATPase; the encoded protein is MSTTTPSSPLESLPGWARRLSEKYYSRTLAMFVLHGNVHDLVPWRRGDRIEYLPLSRFLNEGLFGRRDLVLSYDRGGGITFANADVQADFQRALVGYDSFHGTKYAQGLPRNPDAVLTLVESYMRLRVIDGKKMALMLDFAESIVPASDSASMGSEDRNCLVILKRWAQNQSFLRADVTVCLITESLSAVNTGLVQNPGVSAIEIPLPDEAERLDFIRWQMAATPLPAGSEVTAETLAKLGAGLKRVQLQNLISHASENNQPLTLAFLTRLKKELIEAESGGLLEFVQSRFDLSMVAGLEPAKKKLRDAAAALRAGRFDVLPMGYVISGPVGTGKTFLTTCFAGEVGIPAVMLKNFRSMWQGVTEANLERVLTLLKAMSPIAVVVDEADAQLGDRSSSGDSGVGNRVFAQIAQFMGNTELRGQVIWFLLTCRPDLLPVDLKRQGRAEEHIALFYPRTEAERLAMLRAMQKKTGTRVASEEAEQFFLANAGMLSGADTEAVLVRARMKSALEGDATVDVDDLKAAIADFIPPSYPDEIELQNLVAVLECTSRSLLPEEYQAMDRGEIQRRVAELLALAR
- a CDS encoding CsbD family protein codes for the protein MKSGTRNEIEGKFHEVKGKVKEKIGEATNDPKLRDKGTGEKIAGTVQKKAGQIQKVFEK
- a CDS encoding DUF3309 domain-containing protein → MLILLIILILLLGGGGGYYGHTRWGYGGGAGVGLGTILLIVLLLYLLGFLH